GGTTTGGTTAATAGCGTATGTTAAATTGTAATCTTAGCTGTTAAGCATTACAGGCATTACAAGCATAGTAACAGTTTCACCTTCCTCTAATCCATCAACTGGAGTTAAAATTCCGGCTCTGTTAGGTAATGACATTTCAAGCATAATCATATCCGATTGTAAGTTGGTCAACATCTCAGTTAAAAAACGAGAGTTGTAGCCTATTTGCATATCGTCGCCTTGGTAATCACATGTCAATCTTTCTTCGGCTTTGTTTGAATAATCAATATCTTCTGCAGATACGTTTAACTCAGCACCAGCAATTTTTAATCTAATTTGGTGTGTAGTTTTGTTCGAAAAGATAGCTACACGACGCACAGAACTTAAAAATTGAGTACGGTCAATCATTAATTTATTTGGATTCTCTTTTGGGATTACCGCTTCGTAATTTGGATATTTTCCATCAATTAAACGACACATCAAAATGTAATTGTCAAAAGAGAAAGTAGCATTCGAATCGTTGTATTCTATTTTTACCTCTGCATCCGAAGATCCTAAAATATTTTTTAAGATGTTCAATGGTTTTTTTGGCATAATAAAATCAGCAACTTGAGAAGCTGTCACATCAGTTCGAGCATATTTTACCAATTTGTGCGCATCAGTTGCCACAAAAATTAAACCTTCTGGCGAGAATTGAAAAAACACTCCAGACATTACAGGACGTAAATCATCATTACCTGCAGCAAAAATAGTTTTACTTATTGCTGTAGCCAAAACATCAGCAGGAACAAGTGTTACAGATGGATCTTCAAGGTTTACTGATTTTGGAAACTCCTCACCAGGAGCATACGCAAGCGCATATTTACCTGAGTTAGAACTTATTTCTATGGTGCTATTATCTTCTATAGTAAATGTTAAGGGCTGCTCTGGAAATGTTTTAAGAATTTCCAAAAGTAATTTTGCAGGAACGGCAACGCTACCTTTACTTTCTGAATCGATTGATAAGGTTGCAGACATAGTAGTCTCTAAATCAGAGGCAGATACGGTCAATACATTATGATCTAGATCAAATAAGAAATTGTCTAAAATAGGTAATGTGTTGCTGCTGTTGATTACATTCCCTAAAACTTGTAATTGTTTCAATAAGTATGAACTCGATACTATAAATTTCATCTGTTTTATTTTATTTTTTTTAAGGTATTTCTTTATTTGTGAAATACGTTACATGTTACAAATATATCGTAAACTATTCTAGTTTGGAAACTTTTTTATTAACATCTATTTACTGTATTTTCTTTTACGAATGAAAGTAAACACAAAACCGAAGATCCCCAAAATAATAATTGGTAACCCGATAGTTAGTATTGGGGTACTGCTATAGTTTTCATAAACCTTTTCTTTGTCTAATAAAGGCAAATCTAGATCCTTGCTTCGAATGTTAATAAGTCCATTATCATCTAATAGGTAATTGACACAGTTTATTAAAAAATCTTTATTGTCATATAAATTTCCTGAACGCTGATCATAACCCAGCTCAACAGGTTGAAAGTTTTTATCCAATTGGTTTTTGATTAGATCTCCATCAGCTATGATAATCATTTTATTTGCATTTCCTTGGTCTAAAAATGTTTTTTGTTCAAAAGGCAAAACTCGATTTTTATACATCGATTCAAAACTACCTTCGAGTAATACGGATAATGGAAGTTTTCCTTTTGCGGCATAATCAGCAGGCGAAGTTTCTTCGGTAACACTTTCTAAATTTACTTCTGATGGCGTTCCTATCTTTTTTGAATATTGTGAGGACTGTAGCAGTACCGTTTTTTTGATGCCGTTTTTCAAGGTATCAATAGGATTAGCAAAGTCAAATTTTATACCTCCAAGGTTTTTTACAATAGGGTGTACACTTGTAGGATATACTTGCGGTGCAAATTTCCAGTTGAATTCCTGAAATTGAGTTGCACTTCCTTGTTCGCCAGTAGCCAGTTTTATTGGGCTTCCTTGTTCATCTTTTATTAAATCTGGATTAATACGAAAGCCATATTTAAAAAACATATCATTCAAGTTTAAATCTCTAGGGTAGGCTAGGGTAGCTCCTGCAGGATTGTACAAACTATCTATTTCTGCTACAACTTGGTCCACAAGCCATAACGTTTTACCACCATGCATGATGTATTGATCCAGTACTTGTTTTTCTTGATCAGTAAAGGTTTCGGTTGGTTTTGCAATAAGTGCTAGATCATATTCTTTAAGAGATTCTAAACTTTTCAACGGATTTTTAGCCACTGAATCAAGCGTGAAAGGAGCAATAAAGTAACTCTCTCTTACTTGCAATAAAAATTTGGCCATTAAAATATCTTGTAGTTCGCCATTCCCTTTTATGACCGCTATTTTTTTCTGTTTGGCTTTTGTAATTTTATTTAAACCTTCGGCAATAGAATATTCCAAATGTTGTACAGATCCTATCACTTTTTGGGTAGTTGAGGCTCCCATAATATTCTTTAGCAAAGGAATATTTACTTCTTTGTTATCATAAACAGCAATTGCCCATGGGAAAACCATAGCTTGTGACTGTTTTCCTTTGTCATCAACAGTTATGTTTACAGGAGTTAAGCCTTTTCGATACAATTCTTTTATGTTGTCCATGCTTGAATCCTTGTTTTCCAAAGGATCTACAAATTCAAACACTAAATTAGAATTGTATGCTTGAAATTCTTCTAAAAGTTGCTTTGTTTCTTGTTGTAAGCGTCTGAATTCTGGAGGTAAATCGCCTTGCATGTATACTTTTATAACAAGCGGATTTTGAACCTGATCAATAATTTTTAATGAGGTAGGGGAAAGTGTGTATCTCTTATCTTTTGTTAAATCAAAACGATGAAAAACGGAACTTCCTATTGCATTTAAAACTAATACAACGGCAAGAATAATCAATACTGATTTCAGGTTTTTTTTCTTAGAAGTAGTCATTACGATTTGAAAGATTTTAGATTATTAACAGTAAATGAAAGAAAAACAACGGTAATACTTGTAAAATAAAGAATGTCTCTCGTGTCTAGTACTCCGCGACTCATACTCTTAAAATGATCTTGCATACCCAATGAAGCAATGATTTGAGATAAACTTGGAACCACTGTTGCAATACCTTCGAATCCAAAATAAAAAAAGAAGCAAATAAAAACCGCCAAAATAAAAGCAACAATTTGGTTGTCTGATAATGTAGAGGTGAATATCCCTATCGAAGAATAGGCTGCAATTAGGAACACTAATCCAAAATAAGAGCCTATTGTGCTTCCCATATCGATATTACCTTCAGGCATTCCTAGGTCATAAATTACGGCTACATAAATAAAGGTTGGAATTATGGCTATTAGAATTAAAAGCAAAGCTCCAAGAAATTTCCCGTTTACAATTTGCCAAATACTTAATGGTTTTGTTAATAATAATTCTAAGGTTCCTTGTTTTTTCTCATCTGAGAAACTTCGCATGGTTACAGCTGGAATCAGGAAAATTAAAATCCAAGGTGCCAAAGTGAAAAAGGGAGTCAAATCAGCAAAACCAGAATTAAGGATGTTATATTCACCTTCAAAAACCCAAAGAAATAATCCGTTAATGATTAAAAAAATGGCAATTACTAAATAACCTATTGGCGAACCGAAAAAGGATTTTATTTCTCGTAAAACTATTGATTTCATTTGTTTTTTTGTTTAAAGTTTCAAATGTTTAATGTTTAAAGTTCCCAATTCAACAACTTTAAACCTTAAACTTTAAACTATTTTTTACTCTAAAGTAACTAATTTATCTACGCTCCACGCTTCGGGTTTATCGTTGAATAATTTTTTGGTGAAAGTCCACACATTATAAAATAGTTTAGAATTTCTGTAATTTTCTAAATCGGCTTCGGTTTCCCAATAACTGTAGGTAAAGAAAATACTTTTGTTGTTTTTATCTTGATACAATTCTAAGAAACGATTTCCAGGCGCATTTCGTATTTTATCTTTCATTAACTCAAAGTTTTCTAAAAATGCCGGAATATGTTCCTCATGAAAACTTAATTTTACAATGCGTACAAACATTAGATTTTGGTTTAAACTTTATATAAATTTTATAATAATAACATCTCTATAATTCAGTCCTAATAAGCTACTTGCTGATCCTACTTTTGAAGGATTACTTCTAAAAATAGCAATTTCTAAGTAGCCTGCTTCATTAAAGATAGCTAGTTTTTCACCTTCATAGGATTTAATGGGATATTTGTCATTTTTTGCAATAGCAGAATAATTTGGCAATATGTTTTTAATATTTTTAGTTTTTAAAACAATTTCATAAGATCTTCCTTGTGCTACTTGATTGAAATATTCTTTGGATATATTAGTAACAACGTTCCCAAAGTGATCTATATAAACTACATGTCCTTTTAACGAATTTCCATCAATAGCTAAAACCGCATTTAAATCTGTTACTTCTTTTAGTGTATCAATGGGAGTGCCTATGGTTTTTAGAGCGCCACCTTTAGCTAAATGACATGCTACGAATACAAATGCATCAAGGTCAACAGCATCTTGGTCTAATTGATCATGAATGTCTATGGCTACAATTTCTTGCGGATATACTTTTTGCGAAAGCATACTCAAAATACCATTATCAGCAGCAATAAAATAATGATCATTCCATTGCATTGCAATATGTTGGTTTTCTTTATTACGCTCCATATCTACTCCTATGAGGTGTATGCTACTTTTAGGGAAACTGTTGTATGATGCGCTCACACAATAACTGGCCTCTACAGTATTAAAAGGATCAATTTCATGTGAGATATCAATAATTGTTGCCTCAGCATATTGAGATAAAATTTTTCCCTTCAACGCACCTACAAAGTGGTCTTTCAAGCCGTAATCGGTAGTAAGGGTAATTATTGACATAAATTTGTTTATAACTATTGCTGTTTTGTAAACCTAATTTTCATTAAATTTGAGAAACGCAAAGCTAAAGTATTTTAAGCTTTAATTTAAACAGAATTTTAATTTCAATTTAAAACAAACCAATGATCAAACCGTTTTTTTTTCTTTTACTTTTCTTTTGTAGTATACAATTGCATTCTCAAAAATTAGTGTACAAGTCAAATGGAAACATTTTAGATTCTGAAAGCCAAAAAATAAGACCTAATCAAGTAAGGGAAATATTAAAAGGGAATCAACAACTACGTGCAGATTACAATGATGGCAGATCTAAAAAAACAGCTGGAAACATATTGCTTATTGGTGGACTTGGATTTCTGACTGCTGATTTAGTTAAGGGAGTTACTGCTTCTGGAATATCTGCAACTCCTATTGGGGGTGGACAGTATGCTCTTCAAGATGAGAAAAACAGTTATCCTTCGTTGTTAACTTATATTGGTGTTGCAGCAATCATAATTGCGATTCCTGTCAAAATTGGTTTCTCAAAGAAAATTAAAAATGTAGTGACTGAATATAACAATCAGAACGCTATAGGTAACAATCAGTTTGAAAGCACCAAAGTAGATTTGATAACCAATTCAAACGGTGTAGGACTTCGATTAACTTTAAAATAAAACATCTAAACATACAACCACTTGAACGAAAGAATAATTGAGCTCATAGACATCGCTCCAAAAGACTTTTGGGGCGCTCAAGACACTCATCTTGAATCCATAAAAAAATATTATCCAAAATTAAAAATCGTTGCAAGAGGAACTACACTCAAGGCTTTTGGAGAAAAGGAAGTTTTAGACGAATTTGAAAAACGATTTCAACGATTGATGCTTCATTTTACGCGTTACAACAACATAGATAATAATGTTATTGAAAGAGTTATTATGGGAGATGCACAAGAAGATCGCAAATTTCAAGGAAGTGACAAAATTTTAGTACATGGTGTGGGGGGCAAAATAATTAAAGCCATGACTCCTAACCAGCAATTGCTTGTTGATACGCTTGAAAAAAACGATATGGTATTTGCAGTTGGTCCAGCAGGAACTGGGAAAACATATACCGGTGTTGCTATGGCTGTGAAAGCATTGAAAGAAAAACAGGTTAAAAGAATTATTTTGACTAGACCTGCAGTTGAAGCTGGAGAAAATCTAGGTTTCTTACCCGGCGATATGAAAGAGAAACTGGATCCATACATGCAGCCATTGTATGATGCGCTACGAGACATGTTGCCTAATGAAAAATTAGAAGATTATATTTTAAAAGGCATTATTCAAATTGCTCCACTTGCTTTCATGAGGGGTAGAACACTGGATAATGCTTTTGTAATCTTAGATGAAGCTCAAAACACGACTCATTCCCAAATGAAAATGTTCTTAACGCGTATGGGTAAAAGTGCTAAGTTTATGATTACAGGTGATCCGGGTCAGGTAGATTTACCAAGGCGAACCATATCAGGACTTAAAGAAGCTTTGTTAGTTTTAAAAGATATTGATGGAATAGGAATTATTTACCTGGATGATAAAGATATTGTACGTCATAGACTGGTTAAGAAAGTTATTGATGCTTACAAAATGATTGAAAATAACGACTAGAACTTTTTTTAATATTGAAATCGGGGATTGCAATACAATGCCATCCCCGATTTTTAATTTTTAAAGAATCTGTCTTTTTTTTTTTGAAATGATAGTTTGTAAAAGGTTTTGTATTGAAATTGGCATTTTATTTTAACATAATGCTACACCAAAAAAAAGTACGTTCTCTTTTCATTGTTTAAAAAATAGAATAGTTTTGAGGGTATGAATTTTTTAGAAAAAAAATGATTGTAAACAAGAATATTAAAGTTATAGTTAGTGATTTAGATGGGACATTACTCAACTCAAATCATACAATTTCAGATAGAACCATTTCTGTTTTTCAAAAACTTCACCGTCTTAATTATATAATCATTGTTGCAACTGGGCGTCATCATCTTGATGCGATGCCAATACTTGATTCACTAGGATTTCCCGTTTATTTGGTCTCGTCAAATGGTGCTCGTATTCATGCCCCTGATAAAAAGTTACTTTATTCGTTTGATATAAAAAGTGATCACATTCAATCAGTACTAAGCATTGACATTGATCCAGATATTACAACGGTTTTATTCAAAGAGGATATTTGGTTTACCAATAAATACAATAAGAAGTTAAATGATTTTCAACCTGAAATAAGGTATCGTCCTGAGCTGGTAAATTTTAATGAATTAGAAGACTATGCTGGGATTAAATTATTGTTTACTCACGACAACCACTCAAAACTAATAGCGGTTAGAGATCGGATTTTAGAAAAACATGAAGGATTATTTAATCATGCCTTTAGTTTGCCTTTTTGTTTAGAATTCATGGATAAATCAGTAGATAAAAGTGTAGCTATTGCTAATATTCTTGAACTTGAGAATTTTAGTTTTCAAGAAACACTTGTATTTGGGGACGGTTATAATGATGAAAACATGCTCCGCGAGGCAGGAATAGGCGTACTTATGGAGAATGCTCCTCAAAGTTTGAAAGAGTTGTTACCGCAGCTTGAAATAACAACGACCAATGAGACTGATGGAGTTGCAAACTACATCACCAACAAAATAATTAACTCTAAACTAGAACTGCAACAATAACAACTAAACTTAAATCAAATTGAAATGAATAAAAATATAATACTGTT
This portion of the Flavobacterium sp. CECT 9288 genome encodes:
- the dnaN gene encoding DNA polymerase III subunit beta, whose product is MKFIVSSSYLLKQLQVLGNVINSSNTLPILDNFLFDLDHNVLTVSASDLETTMSATLSIDSESKGSVAVPAKLLLEILKTFPEQPLTFTIEDNSTIEISSNSGKYALAYAPGEEFPKSVNLEDPSVTLVPADVLATAISKTIFAAGNDDLRPVMSGVFFQFSPEGLIFVATDAHKLVKYARTDVTASQVADFIMPKKPLNILKNILGSSDAEVKIEYNDSNATFSFDNYILMCRLIDGKYPNYEAVIPKENPNKLMIDRTQFLSSVRRVAIFSNKTTHQIRLKIAGAELNVSAEDIDYSNKAEERLTCDYQGDDMQIGYNSRFLTEMLTNLQSDMIMLEMSLPNRAGILTPVDGLEEGETVTMLVMPVMLNS
- the gldG gene encoding gliding motility-associated ABC transporter substrate-binding protein GldG; this encodes MTTSKKKNLKSVLIILAVVLVLNAIGSSVFHRFDLTKDKRYTLSPTSLKIIDQVQNPLVIKVYMQGDLPPEFRRLQQETKQLLEEFQAYNSNLVFEFVDPLENKDSSMDNIKELYRKGLTPVNITVDDKGKQSQAMVFPWAIAVYDNKEVNIPLLKNIMGASTTQKVIGSVQHLEYSIAEGLNKITKAKQKKIAVIKGNGELQDILMAKFLLQVRESYFIAPFTLDSVAKNPLKSLESLKEYDLALIAKPTETFTDQEKQVLDQYIMHGGKTLWLVDQVVAEIDSLYNPAGATLAYPRDLNLNDMFFKYGFRINPDLIKDEQGSPIKLATGEQGSATQFQEFNWKFAPQVYPTSVHPIVKNLGGIKFDFANPIDTLKNGIKKTVLLQSSQYSKKIGTPSEVNLESVTEETSPADYAAKGKLPLSVLLEGSFESMYKNRVLPFEQKTFLDQGNANKMIIIADGDLIKNQLDKNFQPVELGYDQRSGNLYDNKDFLINCVNYLLDDNGLINIRSKDLDLPLLDKEKVYENYSSTPILTIGLPIIILGIFGFVFTFIRKRKYSK
- the gldF gene encoding gliding motility-associated ABC transporter permease subunit GldF — encoded protein: MKSIVLREIKSFFGSPIGYLVIAIFLIINGLFLWVFEGEYNILNSGFADLTPFFTLAPWILIFLIPAVTMRSFSDEKKQGTLELLLTKPLSIWQIVNGKFLGALLLILIAIIPTFIYVAVIYDLGMPEGNIDMGSTIGSYFGLVFLIAAYSSIGIFTSTLSDNQIVAFILAVFICFFFYFGFEGIATVVPSLSQIIASLGMQDHFKSMSRGVLDTRDILYFTSITVVFLSFTVNNLKSFKS
- a CDS encoding putative quinol monooxygenase, which codes for MFVRIVKLSFHEEHIPAFLENFELMKDKIRNAPGNRFLELYQDKNNKSIFFTYSYWETEADLENYRNSKLFYNVWTFTKKLFNDKPEAWSVDKLVTLE
- a CDS encoding S-adenosyl-l-methionine hydroxide adenosyltransferase family protein, with protein sequence MSIITLTTDYGLKDHFVGALKGKILSQYAEATIIDISHEIDPFNTVEASYCVSASYNSFPKSSIHLIGVDMERNKENQHIAMQWNDHYFIAADNGILSMLSQKVYPQEIVAIDIHDQLDQDAVDLDAFVFVACHLAKGGALKTIGTPIDTLKEVTDLNAVLAIDGNSLKGHVVYIDHFGNVVTNISKEYFNQVAQGRSYEIVLKTKNIKNILPNYSAIAKNDKYPIKSYEGEKLAIFNEAGYLEIAIFRSNPSKVGSASSLLGLNYRDVIIIKFI
- a CDS encoding PhoH family protein, yielding MNERIIELIDIAPKDFWGAQDTHLESIKKYYPKLKIVARGTTLKAFGEKEVLDEFEKRFQRLMLHFTRYNNIDNNVIERVIMGDAQEDRKFQGSDKILVHGVGGKIIKAMTPNQQLLVDTLEKNDMVFAVGPAGTGKTYTGVAMAVKALKEKQVKRIILTRPAVEAGENLGFLPGDMKEKLDPYMQPLYDALRDMLPNEKLEDYILKGIIQIAPLAFMRGRTLDNAFVILDEAQNTTHSQMKMFLTRMGKSAKFMITGDPGQVDLPRRTISGLKEALLVLKDIDGIGIIYLDDKDIVRHRLVKKVIDAYKMIENND
- a CDS encoding Cof-type HAD-IIB family hydrolase gives rise to the protein MIVNKNIKVIVSDLDGTLLNSNHTISDRTISVFQKLHRLNYIIIVATGRHHLDAMPILDSLGFPVYLVSSNGARIHAPDKKLLYSFDIKSDHIQSVLSIDIDPDITTVLFKEDIWFTNKYNKKLNDFQPEIRYRPELVNFNELEDYAGIKLLFTHDNHSKLIAVRDRILEKHEGLFNHAFSLPFCLEFMDKSVDKSVAIANILELENFSFQETLVFGDGYNDENMLREAGIGVLMENAPQSLKELLPQLEITTTNETDGVANYITNKIINSKLELQQ